A genomic window from Bos javanicus breed banteng chromosome 13, ARS-OSU_banteng_1.0, whole genome shotgun sequence includes:
- the SLC52A3 gene encoding solute carrier family 52, riboflavin transporter, member 3: MAFLIHLLVCTFGMGSWVAINGLWVELPLLVTELPEGWYLPSYLTVIIQLANVGPLLVTLLHHFRPGCLSEVAVVFTVLGVGTIACTLFAFLWNVTSWVLGSRHSIAFLVLTFFLALVDCTSSVTFLPFMSRLPTYYLTTFFVGEGLSGLLPALVALAQGSGLTTCVNVTEISATTLSPETTRNVDSPQGASSTLVSKLAGTAPSGIHLESRYLPANFSPLVFFLLLSFMMACCFISFFFLQRQPKHWEASIEDLLTSQVTLNSIRPQEGKDLGPPEESGKAQDPPEEKTAPQHLAHLTFIYVLVAFVNALTNGVLPSVQTYSCLSYGPVAYHLSATLSSMASPLTCFLSIFLPNRSLPFLGVLAVLGTSFGAYNMAMAVMSPCPFMQGHWGGEVLIVVSWVLFTGCLSYVKVMLGVILRDHSRSALLWCGAAVQLGSLLGAVVMFPLVNVLRLFSSADFCSLQCSA, translated from the exons ATGGCCTTCCTGATACACCTGCTGGTCTGCACGTTCGGGATGGGCTCCTGGGTGGCCATCAACGGGCTTTGGGTGGAGCTGCCCCTGCTGGTCACAGAGCTACCAGAGGGCTGGTATCTGCCCTCCTACCTCACAGTGATCATCCAGCTGGCCAACGTCGGCCCCCTGCTGGTCACCCTGCTCCATCACTTCCGGCCTGGCTGCCTCTCCGAGGTGGCCGTTGTCTTCACCGTGCTGGGGGTGGGCACCATCGCCTGCACCCTCTTCGCCTTCCTCTGGAACGTCACTTCCTGGGTGCTGGGCAGCCGGCACAGCATTGCCTTCCTGGTCCTCACCTTCTTCCTGGCCCTGGTAGACTGCacctcctctgtcaccttcctgcCCTTCATGAGCAGGCTGCCCACCTACTACCTCACCACCTTCTTTGTGGGCGAAGGACTCAGCGGCCTCCTGCCTGCACTGGTGGCTCTTGCCCAGGGCTCGGGTCTCACCACCTGCGTCAACGTCACAGAGATATCGGCCACCACCCTGAGCCCCGAGACCACCAGGAACGTGGACAGCCCACAG GGAGCTAGCAGCACTTTGGTGTCCAAGCTCGCTGGGACAGCACCCTCCGGGATCCACCTGGAAAGCCGTTACCTGCCCGCCAACTTCTCGCCCTTGGTCTTCTTCCTTCTGCTCTCCTTCATGATGGCCTGCTGCTTCATCTCCTTCTTTTTCCTCCAGCGTCAACCCAAGCACTGGGAAGCCTCCATAGAAGACCTCCTCACCTCTCAGGTCACCCTCAACTCCATCCGGCCACAGGAAGGGAAGGACCTGGGTCCCCCGGAGGAGAGCGGCAAGGCCCAGGACCCTCCGGAGGAGAAGACGGCCCCCCAGCACCTGGCCCACCTGACTTTCATCTACGTCCTGGTGGCCTTTGTGAACGCGCTCACCAACGGCGTGCTGCCCTCGGTGCAGACCTACTCCTGCCTGTCCTACGGGCCTGTGGCCTACCACCTGTCCGCCACCCTCAGCTCCATGGCCAGCCCTCTCACCTGCTTCCTCTCCATTTTTCTGCCTAACAG GTCTCTGCCATTCCTGGGAGTCCTCGCCGTGCTCGGGACCAGCTTCGGAGCCTACAACATGGCCATGGCTGTGATGAGCCCCTGCCCCTTCATGCAGGGCCACTGGGGCGGAGAAGTCCTCATC GTGGTTTCTTGGGTGCTGTTCACTGGCTGTCTGAGCTACGTCAAGGTGATGCTGGGTGTGATCCTGCGCGATCACAGCCGCAGCGCCCTCCTATGGTGCGGGGCGGCGGTGCAGCTGGGCTCGCTCCTGGGAGCGGTTGTCATGTTCCCGCTGGTCAACGTGTTGAGGCTCTTCTCATCCGCTGACTTCTGCAGCCTGCAGTGCTCCGCCTAA